In one window of Zhihengliuella sp. ISTPL4 DNA:
- a CDS encoding type II toxin-antitoxin system VapC family toxin, whose amino-acid sequence MIVVDAGVLIAHLSTDDVHQEAAFEILDTEEDLLIHPITLAEALVHPARMGTELADLAKIDSLGLLRREETVDEPVHIARLRAATSLKLPDCAVLVTAEAFGATLATFDRRLATVARERGVEVVGV is encoded by the coding sequence GTGATCGTCGTGGACGCCGGTGTGCTCATCGCGCACCTTTCCACGGACGATGTCCACCAGGAGGCGGCGTTCGAGATCCTCGATACCGAAGAAGACCTTCTGATCCACCCGATCACCCTCGCGGAGGCGCTCGTGCATCCGGCGCGGATGGGCACAGAGCTCGCTGATCTCGCCAAGATCGACTCTCTCGGGCTGCTGCGCCGGGAGGAGACGGTCGACGAACCGGTCCATATCGCGCGGCTCCGTGCCGCGACGTCCCTGAAGCTCCCGGACTGCGCGGTGCTGGTCACGGCGGAGGCGTTCGGAGCGACTCTCGCCACCTTCGACCGTCGTCTCGCGACGGTCGCCAGAGAGCGCGGTGTCGAGGTCGTCGGCGTCTGA
- the pyrR gene encoding bifunctional pyr operon transcriptional regulator/uracil phosphoribosyltransferase PyrR: protein MSVRTVLHQADISRALTRIAHEILESNRGADDLVLLGIPTRGVTLGHRLAALISEIAQVSVPVGSLDVTLFRDDLAKHPTRSPQPTEIPAGGIDGKTVVLVDDVLFSGRSIRAALDALQSIGRPAIVRLAILIDRGHRELPIRPDFVGKNIPSARTERVNVRLFENDGTEEVTIGE, encoded by the coding sequence ATGAGTGTGCGCACTGTGTTGCACCAAGCCGACATCTCACGAGCGCTGACCCGGATCGCGCACGAGATCCTCGAGTCCAATCGCGGGGCCGACGACCTCGTCCTGCTGGGCATTCCGACCCGCGGCGTCACGCTGGGCCACCGGCTCGCCGCGCTGATCAGCGAGATCGCGCAGGTTTCCGTCCCGGTCGGCTCCCTCGATGTGACGCTCTTCCGTGACGACCTCGCCAAGCACCCGACGCGATCGCCGCAGCCGACGGAGATCCCCGCGGGCGGCATCGACGGGAAGACGGTCGTCCTCGTCGACGACGTCCTGTTCTCCGGCCGGAGCATCCGCGCCGCGCTCGACGCCCTGCAGTCGATCGGCCGTCCCGCCATCGTGCGGCTCGCGATCCTCATCGACCGCGGACACCGGGAGCTTCCCATCCGCCCGGATTTCGTGGGCAAGAATATCCCCTCCGCGCGCACGGAGCGCGTCAACGTGCGTCTGTTCGAGAACGACGGCACCGAGGAGGTGACGATCGGCGAATGA